Below is a genomic region from Methanofastidiosum sp..
TAAGTGCATTGTCATCTCCAATGACTGCAATATATCTTGTTTCTTCTTTTTGAAACATTTCAATTGCCTGCGATATCGGTAGGTTTTGACTAATAGTAGAATATCCTTTTTTTAAGTAGTTTGAAACTGGTTTATTGGGCAAGTAAAAATTACTAGTTCCAATTAATACTGAAGATTTCCAGTTCCAATCCCAGTCATCGCCAGATTCACCTTTTGTTGCATCTGATTCTGTAACTCCACTTATTATCTCCCCAGCTCTTATCAAGTCTGTAGCGTCTAATAATCCTACGAATTTACCATCGTCGTCAAGAACACCAAGAAATGAAACTTTAAAGTTCAACATTATTTTTGAGGCTATATATGTGGGGGTTTTTTCCCAAACACTCATGAAATAGTTATGATCAACGAAATCAGATATCAAGTTTTTTATTTTATATTTTTTATTTATTAAGGGAAATATTTCCTTTAGAGATATAATTCCTATGACATTTCCATTTTCAACTACCGGCAAATAATAAAAGTCTCCACTTAAAAACGATGAGAGGGCTTTTTCAATACTATCCTTCTTATTTATAACTGGAACATCTCTCCTCATTATTAGCGCAAGTTGTTCTTCTTCAGGCTTTGAGAGGATATCACTCATAGTTATTATTCCGAGGAACACATCACTTCCTTCTTTTAATGCAATTAATTCAGAAATATCATTTTTCTTCATTGTCTCTATTGCAAGTGCCCTATCGCTAGGTATGCTGAATTTTAAGAAATCTCGTCTAATAATACTCTCTAAAGTCATTTTATTCCCTTCTTTACGATAAATTTATATAATGGATAAACTTTTTTTTGTTAGTGAGTTTATGGTAAAGAGAAAATCGCAGGCTATGGGGGGAGCAATGCCGGCAACTGGTGCCGGACTCATCAGGTATTTTGATGAAGACGAAGGAGGATTAAAAATCCGTCCTGAAGCAGTAGTTGCAATCTGCGTTGTTGTTATAGTAGTTGGTGTGCTTTTACAGATTTTTGGGGCAGAACTCTTAGGATTTTAATATATATTAATTTATTTAATCCTCTTTTTTATATTCTTTACTAAATCTTTTGAATGGATTTTCATCACTTAAATTTAATTTTGGCTTTTCACATTCATCAGTAGGGGTTTCGTTTACAGGCATAGTTGTTTCTTCAATTTTATTTTGTTCTTTAATTTCACTATCTAAAGTTTCTTCTTCTCCAAAAAGTGTAAATTCATCCTTCATTATTTCTTCGAACTTTTTTTGTTTTTCTAGATCTAGTGTTTCTTCTATTTCCTCCTCAACTGGTTTGTACGAACGTTCTGGATTTACAAATTGGGACGATTTAGGTGTGGTGTTATGATTTTCAATTTGTTGAATGAATCTTCTAGATCCCTCTACTTCCCCTTCTAACTTTGCACATTTTAGTCTTAATTCACTAAACTCTTCTTCCATTTTTAGCAATTTATTCAATTTAAACTCAAGTTCAGATTTATCCTCTTTTAATACTTTTAATTTTCTCAAAGAATTTTCTAACTCATCGTTTAGCTCATTGAGTTTTAATTTTAAGCTGTCATTTTCTGCCTTGTACATCTTAGCTTTTTTTATCTCTTCTAATGGAGGAAGTTTTCCCTTTGAAACTATAATGCAATCTTTTCCAACAGATACAATTTCATCTGATACTATTGTTATCTTTGTTTCAAATCTCAAAAGTTTAGATTCTGAACGGGAAAGTCCATAACTTTCGGCGCTCTGCCCGAGTTTCATGTGAATAAGAATCTTACCTTCAACCATCTCAATGTCGACATTTTTTACAAATCCTTTTATCGTACCAGAAATATCCACCAATAGCTTATTAGTAAATTGACCTTCAGCACCGGACATTAAATCCATAAATACCCCTCATTAATTGTTAGAATATAAGATTTATAGGAGAATATATTATTTAAACTTATGGTTTATTTTTTCTAAAATTCATCTATCTTAGTTTGTTTTAATCCTCTTTCTTCATAATCTTTTCCAAATATAATTGCTTCTGAAATTTTTTCACCAACTGCTTTTCTTATGGAAGGTAAATTATCAAGATTTAACATTTTTCTATTTGTTATGCCTTCTTTGTATAACCTTCTTGCTCTTATTCGCCCAATGCCTTTTACTTCAACTAGATCCATTAATTCTTCTCTTATTCCATATTTTACTCTTGTCCTTAACTTTGTTATTTCTGAAACGTTTCTCCTAAAAATATGACTTATTCTTTCTAAGGAATATAGTAGCCAATCCATATTATCTCTAAGTCTTTGTAAATCTCCTTCTCCGATTCCATATTTTAAAACTAGTAATTCTTCTTTTTCTTCGTTAATCCAATCATGAAACAACATTGCAGTTTTAAATTGAGATATAAAAAACTCAAATTCTGCTTCTTCGTAGGAATAATCAGGTATATCTACAATAA
It encodes:
- a CDS encoding CBS domain-containing protein; amino-acid sequence: MTLESIIRRDFLKFSIPSDRALAIETMKKNDISELIALKEGSDVFLGIITMSDILSKPEEEQLALIMRRDVPVINKKDSIEKALSSFLSGDFYYLPVVENGNVIGIISLKEIFPLINKKYKIKNLISDFVDHNYFMSVWEKTPTYIASKIMLNFKVSFLGVLDDDGKFVGLLDATDLIRAGEIISGVTESDATKGESGDDWDWNWKSSVLIGTSNFYLPNKPVSNYLKKGYSTISQNLPISQAIEMFQKEETRYIAVIGDDNALIGILRDVDILKAFKDLI
- a CDS encoding preprotein translocase subunit Sec61beta; its protein translation is MDKLFFVSEFMVKRKSQAMGGAMPATGAGLIRYFDEDEGGLKIRPEAVVAICVVVIVVGVLLQIFGAELLGF